A segment of the Amia ocellicauda isolate fAmiCal2 chromosome 5, fAmiCal2.hap1, whole genome shotgun sequence genome:
TTCCAAAGAGCCGTCTCTCCGGAAAGGGTGCAGATCTTCACCGGTGCAGACAGGGTGCCGATGGATTAATATAATAATCAAAGAGAAACATTCAGAGAAATTGGTGGAACACAGTATATTTCCTCAGTGAGGAGACGAAGGGAAACCCTGTTCTGCCAGGTGAGTGTTTGGCCAgggataacaaataataatgtgtgtgaaTCGTATGTCAGATATGATACTCATGTGCTTTCATTCCGTCCCTGCTAAGGGGTTAATAAGGGATCCCTATTCCTTTcactacaaaatacaattcTCTCTTTAAATTCAAATTGCCTGTTATCCCCCCAAACTGGTGTGGGTCTGATGAGGAACCGACGATAACTTATACAGAACATGCTGCCGCGGAGCTGCTGtccttctgtctctcagtgGTTGTGTTGTTGTGATGTTGCAGGCAACCTGGTGCAGTCCCAGTACAAGCAGCACGAAGCGCAGGGATTGGACTGAACCACTGGGCACCGCAAGAGAGCCCCGGGCTGGAGGGGCGGATGGACTCGGCGTCACACAGACTCCTCTCCTGCGCGGGCCGGAGTCGTTCCCGGCTCCAGACTCTCCAGTTTTTAATTTTTGCCTCCCCCACCCCGCCCCTCTAAGACTGGATAAGAACGGCCTGTTTCCGATTGGCGGCCCCCGAGACACAAACGGTGGTTTACTGTGTGTTCTGAACCCGGTGTTCCCGGGTCAAGGGGGTCATCGGCCTGTCGACGGAGACGCTGGCGATGCATTTTTAACCCGCGGTCGGAGCGCTGCGTGCCGTCGCAGTGTTGGGGGGATTTTCAGATCATGATTTGCAAAGATGaaccttttttctttcctctgtctttttttcttgtacCTCATGATTCTAACCTGATCGGCCTGAACTGAAAGTGGAAGTGATCAGGGCGATGGACTGTTCAGATGCAACAACTCTGACTGGTTTCAGACAAGGTGGAGGATATTTGATggtcttcaaaaacaaacattgtacGATATTGTAAGACCATGAGGTCCAAATATAActctttttatcattttggacATTTTACTTCCATTTTGGAGTGTTtctttctatattttttttatagaaacaGTTGCTGTGTACTTTGTATGTTGTCTGTATGTAAATACCTGATTTCTTTTCGGAGTAAacctttcatttgttttacgGATGTATTGGTTTCATCATGAACTTCCAGCACTGGCAGattttcaaatgcaaataaaaacaataaataaagagtAGGAACACAGtgatgcgcacacacacacagacaaggtgCATCTGGCACGGGGGCCGTGGAGCACACGGGTACTACACTGAAGTCAACATGCCTAAACCATTGCTTTTACACCTGACCCCACTAGATGGCGGCATTACATCAAATCTTACCTTTAATCTTAATGgccagagagacagttcagaacTATACAAGTGTGGTTTTGTACACAGCAAGTGCAACAGTTGACACGCTTGCATGTCAATTCATTGATTCATTCATCTATCTTCCTGTTTATTCACGGTAGATTTGCACCAGGTGCAGTTGCATTAGTTTAGATTTTCCCACAGCTCTTACTCGTGCCGGAGTGCAGCGGAGGGGGAGAAGGGGTTGGCATCCTCGGGCCTTTGCTTGCTTAATGAATAAGAGGAAAAGATGGGGAAAGGGCTTTGACTGAGACAGCAGGAGGCCCTGATGTGTTTAAGAGTCCCCAGGGGGCCTCCTTGCCCGTGTCTCTGTCTGCTGCAGGTTTTTAAACAGGTCAGCAAGGGACTGGGTCCCAAAGAACACAGCCATCCCATAATATATTGTGTAGTCTCAGCATTATTGATTATGAAGTTTCAGCCCCATTGTTACACGGCCTCCCCTACATTCTAGAATCTTGGATGGTGGAATTCTGAGCTCTCTGTTCTACTCCCACTGAGTCTTCATTATGTAGTAACAGGTAGGAATTACGCAGAACCACAAACTGCTCTGTCTGTTTATCTCATCCTTGCTTTGACTGGATACAGGCAACTGGTACCGCATATAGGCTTTGGGTCAGAAAGAGGAAAATATTAAGATCTTATATTTACTGTGGAACCAAGGAGAAAATAGCCGATGAAGAGTAGAGGGTTTTCCCTGTGGTGGCTCTTTCTCATCCTGACATCCTGGTTCCTTCTGTGCCATGCTGCCCTGTGCGCCGTCACCCTCCCGCCCGTCGCTCTGGAGGAGCTGGCGTCCATCACGGCCCCAGTGGTGGTGCGCAGCTCACCCTGCAGTGCCACGTGCGGCCTAGGGCTGAGGACGGAGGAGGTGTGCCTGCTGGCGGGCGACAGGAGGACGGAGGCCTGCAAGGAGAGGAAGGCTGAGTGTTTGGTCGAATGGGACTGTGGCCTGAGACCCGTCACCGTGATGGCGGGAGAGGCACGGGAGCTGGACTGCCTGGGCGAGGTCATGGCAGCGATGGGTCGGTTCAAGTTTCTCTTCTCCTGGAGGTACGCCCGGGGCATTGTCACCACCGACAACTCGTTCTTCAGCCGCTACGAAGTGCCCCGGCTGGACAAGCTGGCATTGGAGCCGGTGAGGGAGATGGATGCCGGGACGTACCGCTGTGACGTGAAGGACAGCGACTACAGGATGGTCAAGAGAGTCTACTTTGGGGTCAAGGTTCTGCCGCCGAAGGCGATCCAGCTGGACTACGCGAGCGCTCTCTCCCGGTGGGACAACCAACCCACCAGTGGGTCCAACAGTACCGCCACGCCCACCATTCTCCGTCCGTCCCTCACCCTGTTTCAGATCGTGGTCTACAGCCTGGCCATCTCTTCTGGAGTGACTGTGTTGGCTTTCCTGGCACTTTACTGCATCTTTTGGAAGAAAAGCGATGGAGCCGGAGAGCCGGACACAAAGGCGCAGTGCTGTCAACGTTCACATCATCAGTTTGTCTGTTTCCTAAATTATATCGGAAAGCTGTTCTcctgcagggagagggagagggagagagagagggggcccCCATTGTAATCGGTTGATAAATATTAAACACTAATGCAATCAGGGCAAAAGGTTTCCTCCGATttgttgttattaatttatttttgtttatataatcCTGCAGAGCTAATCTGCATGACGAAACCACTCAAGGCAAATGTCTAATATGATCTTGAAAGACAAGTGGGTTTTAATGCATGCATGGGTAGCTTAACGCACGGAGAGGAGGCTGTAGGTAATGCACCGAGAGTCCATGTAATAGCTACTCCAGATTGCGTGAATATTCATGAGCTCTTCTGCGTGCTAATGTTGAACATTAATTCCCGTTTCGATACCAGCCTGCTCGGCAAACCAAAGGGGATGAGGGCCATTGTGTGAAGTGGAAATGAAATGCATGATCCGCCCACAGCCTCTTGCCATGCCAGCGCGAGGGCAGAGTCTGTTTGCGCTCTCCTTACAAGGAGACCTGGAGGCGTTGGGGCTTTCAGCTGACTTCGCTGTTTAGATACGGCAAGTGAAGCCCAGGGGATTAAAAATGCCCTGCCTCGTCGCTGACTCCAAAGCAGTTATGTTAGTGCAGGGTAGTGTCATTATTGGGTGCTTCAGTTAGTTCCCACCCCTATAAAAGCATGTTGCACAGAATGCTCCCTGTTAAATTAGGCAGGTTGTCGGCTGCACCTGTAGTGTTTCGAGCTGATTGGGTTGTTGTTAGACTGGCCTATTCGGTTTCAGTCCCTAGTTGGGCCCGAATGGATCAGTATAGAATACcttgcatgtttaaaaaataaagcaaggtaattttttgaaaaatacatatgGAGATTTGGAGAAATGTCTTCTAGCTATGTGCCTTCACTGTATGGGGCAGATTTCACGGGGAAACACCAATTTTCCATTTCATTCAGCGCAAGTCATGCTTCTGTGCCTCACATGCCATGCAGAAAATCGTGTCATACTAACATGCATCATACGTTATGCTGAACCACTTCGAAATTCACATGGAAACCGTGTCacaccaaataataataataatcaagatTGTATTACACAGTCCTTGTCTTTATTTCATCCTTTAAAATCCCAGTTTATTACAattacatatacagtatgtacaaTCTTCAAAAGTAGAAACAAGCGATAGAAGAAAAGAATCTGGTGTCTATGACGGACCAAGGGCAGTGGGTCTTGGTTCGTGGGCCATTGTGGGTGACGAGACACAAGAATTAATGTCAATTTCCAAATAACATTTCGTAGAATGCTGTTGAAAGTCAGAGTCGTGCAGATGTTGACTTGGCATAGCTGGAGACTGTGGCACCAGGTGCAGAGATACTTTGTGGAGTGGAGGGGAAATGCGACTCCCAGAAGCATGTAAGAGGAGGAAACAACAGAAGACCCCCAAGTGAGGTGTGTGAAGTTCATACATCTGGTGTAACAACACTCATATGAAACCTCTGGCAGTGTCATGTAAAGTGACAGATCAGGAGCACTGCAGTGCATCACATTGAC
Coding sequences within it:
- the tmem81 gene encoding transmembrane protein 81, which codes for MKSRGFSLWWLFLILTSWFLLCHAALCAVTLPPVALEELASITAPVVVRSSPCSATCGLGLRTEEVCLLAGDRRTEACKERKAECLVEWDCGLRPVTVMAGEARELDCLGEVMAAMGRFKFLFSWRYARGIVTTDNSFFSRYEVPRLDKLALEPVREMDAGTYRCDVKDSDYRMVKRVYFGVKVLPPKAIQLDYASALSRWDNQPTSGSNSTATPTILRPSLTLFQIVVYSLAISSGVTVLAFLALYCIFWKKSDGAGEPDTKAQCCQRSHHQFVCFLNYIGKLFSCRERERERERGPPL